From the genome of Brevibacterium sp. JSBI002, one region includes:
- a CDS encoding ATP-dependent DNA helicase, with translation MKAVENLLESAVGAIGGSPREGQQEMAQAVASSLDKGIHLLVQAGTGTGKSLAYLVPAAEYVTRTGGKVVVSTATLALQTQIIHRDLPRLFKAVKKDLDPLPRAALLKGRRNYVCKHKLAGGYPDEGEGMLFDLGADAEAGRKPTERSGLGEEIQRIRTWEKTTDTGDRDDLLPGVSDRAWSQVSVNAFDCLGSNCPLFTECFAEIARNKAAEADIVVTNHALLAIDAFGESNVLPEHDVIIIDEAHELKDRVTSALSGQINTSMLSAATSSVRKHTTVQDGVVSLLDSAAAALERAQTSVPEGLILHMSEALGLALAQIRDSARQIINDIGGKTEDADAGRQMAKARCQEIFELAERFCDPGKNDVIWLSRSTFREKETTNLVVAPLSVAGTMRNGIFEESTVVATSATLSLGGNFDAVAASLGLFGPDAPKWDSLDVGSPFDYGKQGILYVASHLPKPGRSGLSEEALTELEELVESSNGGALGLFSSRAAANAAAEHLREKFDFPILLQGDDGLPALVSQFTADDQSCLFGTMSLWQGVDVPGRTNRLVIIDRLPFPRPDDPLMQARARDADQRGVNGFMAVSATHAALRLAQGAGRLIRSTKDRGVVAVLDSRLRSARYAGFLVNSMPRMWPTTNSGLVRKSLTRLSETDEG, from the coding sequence GTGAAGGCAGTCGAGAACCTCCTCGAATCCGCTGTCGGCGCCATCGGCGGATCGCCACGAGAGGGTCAGCAGGAGATGGCGCAGGCGGTCGCCTCGTCGCTGGACAAGGGAATCCATCTGCTCGTGCAGGCGGGAACCGGCACCGGCAAATCGCTGGCCTACCTCGTGCCGGCGGCCGAGTACGTCACCCGCACCGGCGGGAAGGTCGTCGTGTCCACGGCGACCCTGGCTCTGCAGACGCAGATCATCCACCGCGACCTGCCCCGGCTGTTCAAGGCTGTGAAGAAGGACCTCGATCCGCTGCCCCGGGCGGCACTGCTCAAGGGGCGCCGGAACTATGTGTGCAAGCACAAGCTCGCCGGAGGATACCCGGATGAGGGCGAGGGCATGCTCTTCGACCTCGGTGCCGACGCTGAGGCGGGACGCAAACCCACAGAACGCTCCGGCCTGGGGGAGGAGATCCAGCGGATCCGCACCTGGGAGAAGACCACCGACACCGGCGACCGGGACGACCTCCTGCCCGGCGTCAGTGATCGTGCCTGGTCGCAGGTGTCCGTCAACGCCTTCGACTGCCTCGGTTCGAACTGTCCGCTGTTCACCGAATGCTTCGCCGAAATCGCCCGGAACAAGGCCGCCGAGGCGGACATCGTCGTCACCAACCATGCTCTGCTGGCCATCGACGCCTTCGGGGAATCGAACGTGCTGCCCGAGCACGATGTCATCATCATCGACGAGGCCCATGAGCTCAAGGACCGGGTGACCAGCGCCCTGTCCGGGCAGATCAATACGAGCATGCTCTCGGCCGCGACAAGCTCCGTACGCAAACACACCACCGTCCAGGACGGCGTCGTGTCTCTGCTCGACTCCGCCGCGGCGGCCCTCGAACGTGCGCAGACCTCGGTACCCGAGGGGCTCATCCTGCATATGAGCGAGGCGCTCGGACTGGCCCTGGCACAGATCCGCGACTCCGCCCGCCAGATCATCAACGACATCGGCGGCAAGACCGAGGACGCCGATGCCGGCCGGCAGATGGCCAAGGCGCGCTGCCAGGAGATCTTCGAACTCGCCGAACGCTTCTGCGATCCGGGCAAGAACGACGTCATCTGGCTGTCGCGCTCGACCTTCCGGGAGAAGGAGACGACGAATCTCGTCGTCGCGCCCTTGAGCGTGGCCGGGACCATGCGCAACGGCATCTTCGAAGAATCCACGGTCGTGGCCACCTCGGCGACTCTGTCCCTGGGCGGCAACTTCGACGCGGTGGCAGCCTCCTTGGGACTTTTCGGACCCGACGCGCCGAAATGGGACAGCCTCGATGTCGGATCTCCCTTCGACTACGGCAAACAGGGAATCCTCTATGTCGCTTCTCACCTGCCCAAACCCGGACGCAGCGGACTGAGCGAGGAGGCGCTGACCGAACTCGAGGAACTCGTCGAATCCTCGAACGGCGGGGCACTGGGCCTGTTCTCCTCCCGGGCGGCGGCCAATGCGGCGGCCGAACATCTGCGGGAGAAGTTCGATTTCCCGATCCTGCTCCAAGGCGACGACGGCCTGCCGGCGCTGGTCTCCCAATTCACCGCCGATGATCAGTCATGCCTGTTTGGGACCATGTCACTGTGGCAGGGAGTCGATGTGCCGGGACGGACGAACCGCCTGGTCATCATCGACCGTCTGCCGTTCCCACGCCCCGACGACCCGCTCATGCAGGCGCGAGCACGCGATGCCGACCAGCGGGGAGTCAACGGATTCATGGCGGTGTCGGCCACGCATGCTGCCCTGCGTCTGGCTCAGGGCGCCGGACGCCTCATCCGGTCGACCAAGGACAGGGGAGTGGTGGCCGTGCTCGACTCGCGGCTGCGTTCGGCCCGGTATGCCGGGTTCCTCGTCAATTCGATGCCGAGGATGTGGCCGACGACGAATTCCGGTCTCGTCCGCAAGAGTCTGACGAGGCTGTCCGAAACCGACGAAGGATGA
- the hflX gene encoding GTPase HflX: MTSEDKERRNAMLDRVLSRGAQALDDHETIPGDDQFELAERAALTRVAGLSTELEDITEVEYRQVRLERVVLAGIWNTTQAEAENSIRELAALAETAGSEVLDALIQRRDKPDPGTYLGKGKAVELAEVVASVGADTVIIDSELAPSQRRGLEDVIKVKVVDRVALILDIFAQHAKSREGKAQVELAQLEYLLPRLRGWGESLSRQAGGRVAGGAGIGSRGPGETKIELDRRRIRTRMSKLRREINAMAPSRETKRKNRARHHVPSVAIVGYTNAGKSSLLNLLTDAEVMVQNALFATLDPTVRQAKTADGLVFTYTDTVGFVRNLPHQLVEAFRSTLEEAAGSDLLLHVVDASHPDPHGQIQAVRDVLKDVETGDIPELLVFNKSDIAEEAVITGLRAEYPDAQFVSAVSKEGIDDLIEAIENRLPVPDIDMTVLIPYERGDLVSKIYALGTVEHESHGTEGTSLQAKVPTELVDELREFQRPDLVIDE; the protein is encoded by the coding sequence ATGACGTCTGAAGACAAAGAGCGTCGCAACGCGATGCTCGACCGTGTGCTCTCCCGAGGCGCCCAAGCGCTCGATGATCACGAGACTATCCCGGGCGATGACCAGTTCGAGCTCGCCGAGCGCGCCGCCCTCACCCGCGTCGCCGGACTCTCCACCGAGCTCGAAGACATCACCGAGGTCGAATACCGTCAGGTCCGCCTCGAACGCGTCGTCCTCGCCGGCATCTGGAACACCACCCAGGCCGAAGCCGAGAACTCGATCCGCGAACTCGCCGCACTCGCCGAAACCGCCGGTTCCGAAGTCCTCGACGCGCTCATCCAGCGACGCGACAAACCCGACCCAGGCACTTACCTCGGCAAAGGCAAGGCCGTCGAGCTCGCCGAGGTCGTCGCCTCCGTCGGCGCCGACACCGTGATCATCGACTCCGAACTCGCCCCCAGCCAGAGGCGCGGACTCGAAGACGTCATCAAGGTCAAGGTCGTCGACCGAGTCGCGCTCATCCTCGACATCTTCGCCCAGCACGCCAAGTCCCGCGAAGGCAAGGCCCAGGTCGAACTCGCCCAACTCGAATACCTGCTGCCGCGACTGCGCGGTTGGGGTGAGTCGCTGTCCCGTCAGGCCGGCGGCCGTGTCGCCGGCGGTGCCGGAATCGGCTCCCGCGGACCCGGTGAGACGAAGATCGAACTCGACCGTCGCCGCATCCGTACGCGCATGTCGAAGCTGCGCCGCGAGATCAACGCCATGGCGCCCTCCCGGGAGACCAAGCGGAAGAACCGCGCCCGCCACCACGTGCCCTCCGTCGCGATCGTCGGCTACACGAACGCGGGCAAGTCCTCCCTGCTCAACCTGCTCACCGACGCCGAGGTGATGGTGCAGAACGCCCTGTTCGCCACCCTCGACCCGACCGTCCGGCAGGCCAAGACCGCCGACGGCCTCGTGTTCACCTACACCGACACCGTCGGGTTCGTCCGCAACCTGCCCCACCAGCTCGTCGAGGCCTTCCGCTCGACCCTGGAGGAAGCCGCCGGTTCGGATCTGCTCCTCCACGTCGTCGATGCCTCCCATCCGGATCCGCACGGACAGATCCAGGCCGTGCGCGACGTCCTCAAAGATGTCGAGACCGGGGACATCCCCGAACTCCTCGTGTTCAACAAATCCGATATCGCCGAGGAGGCCGTGATCACCGGGCTGCGCGCGGAGTACCCCGACGCCCAGTTCGTCTCCGCCGTCTCGAAGGAAGGGATCGACGACCTCATCGAGGCCATCGAGAACCGTCTCCCCGTCCCCGACATCGACATGACCGTGCTCATTCCCTATGAACGCGGTGACCTCGTGTCGAAGATCTACGCCCTCGGCACTGTCGAACACGAATCGCACGGCACGGAGGGCACCAGCCTGCAGGCCAAGGTGCCGACCGAGCTCGTCGACGAACTGCGCGAATTCCAACGTCCGGACCTGGTCATCGACGAGTGA
- the priA gene encoding bifunctional 1-(5-phosphoribosyl)-5-((5-phosphoribosylamino)methylideneamino)imidazole-4-carboxamide isomerase/phosphoribosylanthranilate isomerase PriA, whose product MTDSSNKLVLLPAVDVADGKAVRLVQGEAGTETDYGSPIDAAQDFESRGAEWIHLVDLDAAFGRGSNSDLLNQVVKAVGIKVELSGGIRDTESLERALDTGAERVNIGTAALENPEWTAEMISRFGDQVAIGLDVRGTTLAARGWTKDGGDLYEVLATLEAAGCSRYVVTDVRKDGTLQGPNVDLLKDLAQKTDSPIVASGGVSSLDDLRALRELVPFGVDSAIVGKALYAGKFTLEEALDVAGR is encoded by the coding sequence ATGACAGACAGTTCGAACAAGCTGGTCCTCCTCCCCGCCGTCGACGTCGCCGACGGCAAGGCCGTCCGCCTCGTCCAGGGCGAAGCCGGAACTGAAACCGACTACGGTTCACCCATCGACGCCGCTCAGGACTTCGAGAGCCGTGGTGCCGAATGGATCCACCTCGTCGACCTCGATGCCGCCTTCGGACGCGGATCGAACTCGGATCTGCTCAACCAGGTTGTCAAGGCCGTGGGGATCAAGGTCGAACTCTCCGGTGGCATCCGTGACACCGAAAGCCTCGAACGCGCACTCGACACCGGAGCCGAGCGCGTCAACATCGGCACCGCCGCCCTGGAAAACCCCGAGTGGACGGCCGAGATGATCTCGCGCTTCGGCGATCAGGTCGCCATCGGCCTCGACGTGCGCGGAACCACCCTGGCCGCCCGCGGCTGGACGAAGGACGGCGGCGACCTCTATGAAGTTCTCGCCACCCTCGAAGCCGCCGGCTGCTCCCGCTACGTCGTCACCGATGTGCGCAAGGACGGCACCCTGCAGGGACCCAATGTCGACCTGCTCAAGGATCTCGCGCAGAAGACCGACTCTCCGATCGTCGCCTCCGGCGGAGTCTCGAGCCTCGACGACCTGCGAGCCCTCCGTGAGCTCGTGCCCTTCGGCGTCGACTCGGCGATCGTGGGCAAGGCACTCTACGCCGGCAAGTTCACTCTGGAAGAAGCCCTCGACGTCGCAGGACGGTGA
- a CDS encoding histidinol-phosphate transaminase, which translates to MGNIDSLPVRSDLVGLKPYGAPHLNVPVQLNVNENAYPLPDVVVESMRAAVDDHFAGLNRYPDREFTALREHLVTYLDGVNERAGDSVDLDPSMIWAANGSNEVLSHIVQAFGGPGRTVLGFTPSYSMHPLITTGTGAEWQHVERNDDFTLDAETVAAEVARADPDIVFLCTPNNPTGTSIGLDVIEAAYDNCAGIVIVDEAYAEFSRPAKSSAMTLLEGRPRLVVSRTMSKAFACAGLRLGYAIAAPELIDVLRLVRLPYHLSEVTQVLACTALEHAELLLGNVDRLIDSRNRISSHLAEAGFTVHDSDSNFVLFGNIASPADLWQKLLDRGVLIRDIGITGHARVNAGTEAETEAFLTAIDDILAEAPDVLADRPQSPTPSSAAPTKGTS; encoded by the coding sequence GTGGGAAACATCGACTCTCTGCCAGTGCGTTCAGACCTCGTCGGCCTCAAGCCGTACGGGGCTCCGCACCTCAATGTGCCGGTCCAGCTCAACGTCAACGAGAACGCATATCCGCTTCCGGACGTCGTCGTCGAGAGCATGCGCGCAGCCGTCGACGATCACTTCGCCGGACTCAACCGATATCCCGATCGCGAATTCACCGCACTGCGCGAACACCTCGTCACCTATCTGGACGGTGTGAACGAACGCGCCGGTGACTCCGTCGACCTCGATCCCTCCATGATCTGGGCCGCCAACGGCTCGAACGAAGTGCTCAGTCATATCGTCCAGGCCTTCGGTGGTCCGGGCCGCACTGTCTTAGGCTTCACCCCCTCGTACTCGATGCACCCGCTCATCACCACGGGCACGGGTGCCGAATGGCAGCACGTCGAACGCAATGACGACTTCACCCTCGATGCAGAAACGGTCGCCGCCGAGGTGGCTCGGGCGGATCCGGACATCGTCTTCCTGTGCACCCCGAACAATCCGACCGGAACATCGATCGGTCTCGACGTCATCGAAGCCGCCTATGACAACTGCGCAGGGATAGTCATCGTCGACGAGGCGTATGCGGAGTTCTCCCGCCCCGCCAAGTCCTCGGCGATGACTCTGCTTGAGGGGCGACCCCGCCTCGTCGTCTCCCGCACCATGAGCAAGGCCTTCGCCTGTGCCGGCCTGCGCTTGGGCTACGCCATCGCCGCACCCGAGCTCATCGACGTCCTCCGTCTCGTCCGCCTGCCTTATCACCTGTCCGAGGTCACTCAGGTGCTGGCCTGCACGGCACTCGAACATGCCGAGCTGCTGCTGGGCAATGTCGACCGTCTCATCGACTCGCGCAACCGGATTTCCAGCCACCTCGCCGAGGCGGGCTTCACCGTCCACGACAGCGATTCGAACTTCGTCCTCTTCGGCAACATCGCCTCACCGGCTGATCTGTGGCAGAAGCTGCTCGACCGCGGAGTCCTCATCCGCGATATCGGCATCACCGGCCACGCCCGCGTCAACGCCGGCACCGAGGCAGAGACCGAAGCGTTCCTGACCGCCATCGACGATATCCTCGCCGAAGCACCGGACGTCCTCGCGGACCGTCCGCAGTCTCCGACCCCGTCATCAGCCGCCCCGACGAAAGGCACTTCATGA
- a CDS encoding class I SAM-dependent methyltransferase: protein MSEHYFTESPSSEAKSRLLNLDLAGRAVIVETVSGTFSPTRLDLGTAVLLRHLPQPPAGDILDLGCGWGPIALHTALDAQDAEVDVRVWALDVNSRSLEATAANARRLGLDTINTVTAADVPADLQFAAIRSNPPIRIGKEALHELLETWLPRLAPGGRADLVVSKNLGADSLQKWIAGMLGDGFEVVRTGSSKGFRVLTVERG, encoded by the coding sequence GTGTCAGAGCACTATTTCACTGAATCGCCGAGCAGCGAGGCCAAGTCGCGGCTACTCAACCTCGATTTGGCCGGCCGCGCCGTCATCGTCGAAACCGTATCCGGCACGTTCTCGCCCACTCGCCTCGACCTCGGCACGGCTGTGCTGCTGCGGCATCTGCCTCAGCCGCCGGCGGGCGATATCCTCGATCTCGGGTGCGGTTGGGGTCCGATCGCCCTGCACACGGCCTTGGATGCCCAGGACGCCGAGGTGGATGTGCGAGTGTGGGCGCTCGACGTCAACTCCCGGTCCCTGGAGGCCACTGCGGCGAATGCGCGGAGGCTGGGTCTCGATACGATCAACACCGTCACCGCCGCGGATGTTCCCGCCGATCTGCAGTTCGCCGCGATCCGGTCGAATCCGCCGATCCGCATCGGCAAGGAAGCGCTGCACGAGCTCTTGGAGACGTGGCTGCCGCGTCTGGCCCCGGGTGGTCGCGCCGATCTCGTCGTATCGAAGAACCTCGGTGCCGATTCCCTGCAGAAGTGGATCGCCGGGATGCTCGGCGACGGGTTCGAGGTCGTGCGCACGGGGTCGTCGAAGGGCTTCCGCGTGCTCACGGTCGAACGCGGCTGA
- the hisB gene encoding imidazoleglycerol-phosphate dehydratase HisB codes for MRQAQNSRTTSESTVSVSVNLDGTGTSNISTSVPFFDHMLTALSKHSMIDLDITATGDTHIDVHHTVEDTSIVLGQTLREALGDKVGIRRYGFAAVPLDEALAQCVVDVSGRPYFVHEGEPEGQQYHLIGGHFTGSMTSHSLESIAFNGGLTVHLDLVRGRDPHHIVEAEFKAFARALREAVETDPRSDSVPSTKGVL; via the coding sequence ATGAGGCAGGCCCAGAACTCGCGCACCACGTCCGAGTCCACGGTGTCCGTGTCCGTCAACCTTGACGGCACCGGCACCTCGAACATCTCGACTTCCGTGCCGTTCTTCGACCATATGCTCACCGCCCTGTCGAAGCACTCGATGATCGACCTCGACATCACCGCCACCGGCGATACCCACATCGACGTCCACCACACCGTCGAAGACACCTCGATCGTGCTCGGTCAGACCCTGCGTGAGGCTCTCGGCGACAAGGTCGGCATCCGCCGCTACGGCTTCGCCGCCGTGCCGCTGGACGAGGCCCTGGCCCAGTGCGTCGTCGACGTCTCCGGGCGCCCTTACTTCGTCCACGAAGGCGAGCCCGAAGGCCAGCAGTACCACCTCATCGGCGGCCACTTCACCGGTTCGATGACCTCCCACTCGCTGGAATCGATCGCCTTCAACGGCGGCCTGACCGTCCACCTCGACCTGGTGCGCGGTCGCGACCCGCACCACATCGTCGAAGCCGAGTTCAAGGCCTTCGCCCGCGCGCTGCGCGAGGCCGTCGAAACCGATCCGCGCAGCGATTCCGTTCCCAGCACCAAGGGAGTCCTGTGA
- a CDS encoding SseB family protein, translated as MSTHSHDPDQPHGPDEPRSAAPADQAGEAHAPTDSAGQAWEGRDLKPNPFSGDTGLADAALLEAMNQVAQTPLDPAAHQQVVTALSGARLYAPIVPMVLDQEVGENGLMADNSSEMAMVRLQAEDGRECTPGFSGIPPLTAWHSDARPVPIESERLVLGAIEAESQLVVLDPGAESSFLLRRPAMFAFVQSQPWTPSWADAEVAQRLRAIAESVPWLARIGVSPGSNSVHLGGPELGITLGVESEVPPGEVRRFQETVAGDEDLVAKIDSLAIRLVEV; from the coding sequence GTGAGCACGCACTCGCACGATCCGGACCAGCCGCATGGGCCGGACGAGCCACGGTCCGCCGCGCCTGCCGACCAGGCAGGCGAGGCCCACGCCCCGACGGATTCCGCCGGACAGGCGTGGGAGGGCCGGGATCTCAAACCCAACCCGTTCTCCGGTGATACCGGGCTGGCGGATGCGGCCCTGCTGGAGGCCATGAACCAGGTCGCTCAGACACCCCTGGATCCGGCCGCACACCAGCAGGTCGTCACGGCTCTGTCCGGGGCCAGGCTCTATGCCCCGATCGTGCCGATGGTTCTCGACCAGGAGGTCGGAGAGAACGGGCTCATGGCCGACAACTCCTCGGAGATGGCGATGGTCCGCCTCCAAGCCGAGGACGGCCGCGAGTGCACCCCCGGATTCTCCGGAATCCCACCGCTGACGGCGTGGCATTCCGATGCCAGACCCGTCCCGATCGAGTCCGAACGGCTCGTCCTCGGGGCCATCGAGGCGGAATCCCAGCTCGTCGTCCTCGACCCCGGAGCCGAGTCCTCATTCCTGTTGCGCCGCCCCGCCATGTTCGCGTTCGTGCAGTCCCAGCCCTGGACCCCGTCCTGGGCCGACGCCGAGGTGGCCCAGCGTCTGCGTGCCATCGCCGAGTCCGTCCCGTGGCTGGCTCGGATCGGTGTGAGCCCCGGCAGCAACAGCGTCCACCTCGGTGGGCCGGAGCTCGGCATCACACTGGGCGTCGAGTCCGAGGTGCCGCCGGGAGAGGTGCGCCGGTTCCAGGAAACCGTCGCCGGTGACGAGGACCTCGTCGCGAAGATCGACTCCCTGGCCATTCGCCTCGTTGAAGTCTGA
- a CDS encoding LysM peptidoglycan-binding domain-containing protein, whose protein sequence is MSAQNTELHLTPRGRQAVRLLRTLLVALVVIGGAVLLATQSFSAAAVAESETESIGIDAEAVVVGEGESLWTVASNLGIERDTRDVVADIVEINHLDTPTVHPGQTLDVPVR, encoded by the coding sequence ATGTCTGCACAGAACACCGAGCTGCACCTGACCCCTCGTGGACGCCAGGCTGTGCGCCTTCTCCGGACCCTGCTCGTCGCTCTCGTCGTCATCGGCGGGGCGGTCCTCCTCGCCACCCAGTCGTTCTCGGCAGCTGCTGTTGCCGAATCGGAGACGGAGAGCATCGGCATCGACGCCGAGGCGGTCGTCGTCGGTGAGGGCGAATCGCTGTGGACCGTGGCTTCGAATCTCGGCATCGAACGCGACACCCGCGATGTCGTTGCCGATATCGTCGAGATCAACCACCTGGACACCCCGACTGTTCACCCCGGCCAGACCCTCGACGTCCCCGTCCGCTGA
- the hisH gene encoding imidazole glycerol phosphate synthase subunit HisH — MTTVAVLDYGAGNVRSAVRAVAAAGAEVTLTADHDVINDSDGLLVPGVGAFSAVMAGLENVGGVDLIRARHEQGRPLLGICVGLQVFFARGVEHGVKTEGIGLWPGAVTGLEAPVIPHMGWSKVNAPADSAMFARIGDERFYFVHSYAATEPPANATVTTARHGNDFIAAVEDGTTWAAQFHPEKSAEAGARLLRNWLASFAADSSPGSGSGSTDSSGANPTDSLSS, encoded by the coding sequence ATGACGACTGTCGCCGTCCTCGACTACGGTGCCGGAAACGTGCGCTCCGCCGTCCGTGCGGTCGCCGCGGCCGGTGCCGAGGTCACGCTTACGGCCGATCACGATGTCATCAACGACTCCGACGGACTGCTGGTCCCCGGCGTCGGCGCGTTTTCGGCCGTGATGGCCGGACTGGAGAACGTCGGGGGAGTCGACCTCATCCGGGCACGCCACGAACAGGGGCGACCGCTGCTCGGCATCTGCGTCGGCCTCCAAGTGTTCTTCGCCCGCGGCGTCGAACACGGAGTCAAGACCGAGGGCATCGGTCTGTGGCCCGGAGCCGTCACCGGCCTCGAAGCGCCGGTCATCCCGCATATGGGATGGTCGAAGGTCAACGCTCCCGCAGACTCGGCCATGTTCGCCAGAATCGGAGACGAACGCTTCTACTTCGTCCACTCCTACGCCGCGACCGAGCCGCCGGCGAACGCGACGGTCACGACCGCCCGCCACGGCAATGACTTCATCGCCGCTGTCGAAGACGGAACCACCTGGGCAGCACAGTTCCATCCCGAGAAATCCGCCGAGGCGGGCGCCAGGCTCCTGCGCAACTGGCTGGCCTCGTTCGCCGCCGACAGCAGCCCGGGCAGCGGTTCGGGCAGCACCGACAGCTCAGGCGCCAACCCCACAGACTCACTCAGCTCCTGA
- the dapF gene encoding diaminopimelate epimerase, whose translation MSTPDTPFAAWTDVSFVKGHGTQNDFVLLSDDDSALEMHPETVATLADRRAGLGADGIIRIVRSAASGIPGAAEQADAGAEWFMDYYNNDGSLSEMCGNGVRVFAHALVTSGRVPADAREILVGTRDGIKAVRTTLNPALGVQTGDDVVDTGTAGPGSASDAWYTIDMGEWSLDPANSVLVTTGGIDVARPGLRVATGNPHTVVALAENAELAAAELRDAPVLDPVPAQGSNVEYIVMEPARSDVAGGEGALRMRVFERGVGETRSCGTGACAAAIAAHHWAGEKSPLQWRVDVPGGQLRIEIEPDAEGTSGRVSLAGPAVLVASGTIS comes from the coding sequence ATGAGCACTCCGGATACCCCGTTCGCCGCCTGGACCGATGTCAGCTTCGTGAAGGGGCACGGCACCCAAAACGACTTCGTTCTGCTCTCCGACGACGACAGCGCACTGGAGATGCATCCCGAAACCGTCGCCACGCTCGCCGACCGACGTGCCGGACTCGGTGCCGACGGCATCATCCGCATCGTCCGCTCCGCAGCCAGCGGCATCCCGGGAGCCGCCGAACAGGCCGACGCCGGTGCCGAATGGTTCATGGACTACTACAACAACGACGGCAGCCTCTCCGAGATGTGCGGCAACGGCGTTCGCGTCTTCGCCCACGCACTCGTGACCAGCGGTCGCGTCCCCGCCGATGCCCGCGAGATCCTCGTCGGCACCCGTGACGGCATCAAAGCCGTGCGCACCACCCTCAATCCGGCCCTCGGCGTCCAGACCGGAGACGATGTGGTCGACACCGGCACAGCCGGGCCCGGATCCGCCAGCGACGCCTGGTACACGATCGACATGGGCGAATGGTCGCTCGACCCCGCGAACAGCGTGCTCGTGACCACCGGCGGCATCGACGTCGCTCGTCCCGGACTGCGCGTGGCCACCGGCAATCCACACACCGTCGTCGCCCTGGCCGAGAACGCCGAACTCGCCGCAGCCGAACTGCGCGATGCACCCGTCCTCGACCCCGTCCCGGCGCAGGGATCCAATGTCGAATACATCGTCATGGAACCCGCCCGGTCCGATGTGGCCGGAGGAGAAGGCGCCCTGCGCATGCGCGTGTTCGAGCGCGGTGTCGGTGAGACCCGCTCCTGCGGAACCGGAGCCTGCGCGGCAGCGATCGCAGCCCACCACTGGGCCGGCGAGAAGTCACCTCTGCAGTGGAGAGTCGACGTGCCCGGCGGTCAGCTGCGCATCGAGATCGAACCCGATGCCGAAGGCACGAGCGGACGCGTCAGCCTCGCCGGCCCCGCGGTCCTCGTCGCCAGCGGCACGATCAGCTGA
- the lexA gene encoding transcriptional repressor LexA, with protein sequence MVQNKRGRGRPRNEDVASEIAAARTDDDVVQIPEGSSGEGDFRLTPRQRLVLETIERAVVTNGYPPSMREIGKAAGLASLSSVAHQLSQLERLGYVRRDPKRPRAIEVVNPFEEEEAERAKYEELANNTVQVPVVGRIAAGGPILAEQEVDDVFSLPTQVVGSGEMFLLKVVGDSMIEAAICHDDWVVVRKQHTADNGQIVAALLDGEATVKTLKRKAGQQWLMPQNENYEPIDGTYAQIMGLVVAVIRRL encoded by the coding sequence ATGGTTCAGAACAAACGGGGCAGAGGCAGGCCTCGCAACGAAGATGTTGCCAGCGAGATCGCTGCCGCTCGCACCGATGACGACGTAGTCCAGATCCCTGAGGGGTCATCCGGGGAGGGCGACTTCCGCCTCACTCCCCGTCAGCGTCTCGTGCTCGAAACCATCGAACGCGCGGTCGTGACCAACGGCTACCCGCCGAGCATGCGCGAGATCGGCAAGGCCGCCGGACTGGCCTCCCTCTCCAGCGTCGCCCACCAGCTCTCCCAGCTCGAACGCCTCGGATATGTCCGCCGCGACCCGAAGCGCCCGCGTGCCATCGAAGTGGTCAATCCGTTCGAAGAGGAAGAGGCCGAGCGCGCGAAGTACGAGGAGCTGGCCAACAACACCGTGCAGGTGCCGGTCGTCGGACGCATCGCCGCCGGCGGCCCGATCCTTGCCGAGCAGGAGGTCGATGATGTCTTCTCCCTGCCGACCCAGGTCGTCGGCTCCGGAGAGATGTTCCTGCTCAAGGTCGTCGGCGATTCGATGATCGAAGCCGCCATCTGCCACGACGACTGGGTGGTCGTACGCAAGCAGCACACAGCTGACAACGGTCAGATCGTCGCCGCCCTCCTCGACGGCGAGGCCACGGTGAAGACGCTCAAGCGCAAGGCCGGTCAACAGTGGCTGATGCCGCAGAACGAGAACTACGAACCCATCGACGGCACCTACGCGCAGATCATGGGCCTCGTCGTCGCCGTCATCCGCCGCCTCTGA